One Sebastes umbrosus isolate fSebUmb1 chromosome 6, fSebUmb1.pri, whole genome shotgun sequence DNA window includes the following coding sequences:
- the tbc1d25 gene encoding TBC1 domain family member 25: MAGEEERGVVRVKVKKCDGVLPVEFRSFAVDPQITSLEVLQHILIRAFDLNGKRNFGISYLSRDRSGAEMYMSLLADWDLDVAFGSAAKPYLQLKMDVKPSEDSPVMEDWDIISPKDVIGSEQLLAEKTRSLASAALPFTQSLLSQVGRTLTKVQQAFSWSYGEEIKPFKPPLSDAEFHSYLNGQGQLTRPEELRLRIYHGGVDSSLRKVVWRYLLNVYPDGLTGQERMDYMKRKTREYDQLKGEWTARVSHEDLEFIRGNVLKDVLRTDRAHPYYAGSEDSPHLTALTDLLTTFAITHPQISYCQGMSDIASPILAVMDNEAHAFICFCGIMKRLEGNFRPDGQLMSVKFQHLKLLLQYSDPEFYSYLVSRGADDLFFCYRWLLLELKREFAFDDALRMLEVTWSSLPPDPPETEVELLGPPAETDETMSCRDEDKAVENCLGDDKEQKGKQRRRHMLRPSREESDVSRNAFIEEKDRRNAGTRKGCESDEYDITQVTMEKADLQAPPFERQTSFGEFKYYTARNEDSFHMEDAEQPQGLESSKSVTSIPRRQSTVDSEDDQGERVPLIKNCDNGFSPMSSPPLFPSGLPIWKTTPSVSPTSSASPSSWPGASPDSPPKSTSPSTTSGSEALPRTVPKVLTHVLGSTGINSPTTPTVKTAVGSPTHTQHRSLLSSPILSFGRGPGSRSSSNNLPSPGNKSPSTTANTPSSSKAETTSIKPCSLPPPQEFGKGNPFMLFLCLSILLEHRDHIIKNSLDYNELAMHFDRLVRRHNLSRVLQRAKALFADYLQSEVWDSEEGDEVSSDSPTTATAGQPSPSPTTSTRPIYSPLASPQSSSPNSTYNLATTIPSPTAQVFLSPSS, from the exons AAATGTGACGGGGTGCTTCCAGTGGAGTTCCGCTCCTTTGCTGTTGATCCTCAGATAACATCACTAGAGGTCCTGCAGCACATACTTATCAGAGCCTTTGATTTGAACGG GAAGCGGAATTTCGGGATCAGTTACCTGTCTCGAGATCGGAGCGGTGCTGAAATGTATATGTCTCTTCTGGCAGACTGGGATTTAGATGTTGCATTTGGCAGTGCAGCCAAACCATATCTGCAGCTCAAGATGGACGTAAAACCTTCAGAAGACA GTCCTGTCATGGAGGACTGGGACATCATAAGCCCCAAAGACGTGATTGGCTCTGAGCAGCTTCTGGCAGAGAAGACCAGGTCTTTGGCATCTGCAGCTCTTCCCTTCACCCAGTCTCTACTGTCCCAG GTGGGCCGCACTCTGACCAAAGTCCAGCAAGCCTTCAGCTGGTCTTACGGAGAAGAGATCAAGCCTTTCAAGCCTCCGCTGAGCGACGCTGAGTTTCACAGTTACCTCAACGGACAGGGCCAGTTGACACGACCTGAGGAACTCCGACTGCGCATCTACCATGGTGGTGTGGACTCTTCACTGCGCAAG GTTGTTTGGCGGTACCTCCTGAACGTCTACCCTGATGGACTAACTGGACAGGAAAGAATGGACTACATGAAGAGGAAGACAAGGGAGTATGACCAGCTGAAGGGAGAGTGGACAGCCCGGGTCAGCCACGAGGACCTTGAATTTATCCGTGGGAATGTTCTGAAAGACGTCCTGAGGACAGACCGGGCTCATCCATACTACGCAGGATCAGAAGACAGTCCACATTTGACTGCCCTCACAGACCTGCTTACCACATTTGCCATCACACATCCACAG ATATCCTACTGTCAAGGCATGAGTGATATTGCCTCCCCTATACTTGCAGTAATGGACAATGAAGCACATGCCTTCATTTGCTTTTGTGGCATCATGAAACGCTTGGAGGGGAACTTCCGGCCTGACGGACAGCTCATGTCCGTTAAGTTCCAGCATCTAAAGCTGCTTCTGCAGTACTCGGATCCCGAATTCTACTCCTACCTGGTGTCCCGAGGAGCCGACGACCTCTTCTTCTGTTACCGCTGGCTGCTTCTGGAGCTCAAGCGAGAGTTTGCGTTCGACGATGCTCTGAGGATGCTCGAGGTAACGTGGAGCTCTCTGCCCCCGGATCCTCCTGAAACCGAAGTGGAGCTTCTGGGACCGCCGGCGGAAACCGATGAAACAATGTCCTGCAGAGACGAGGACAAGGCGGTCGAGAATTGCCTCGGAGACGATAAGGAACAAAAAGGGAAGCAGCGTAGACGACACATGCTGAGGCCTTCAAGAGAAGAATCGGATGTGAGCAGGAATGCTTTCATAGAAGAAAAAGACAGGAGGAACGCAGGCACTAGAAAGGGATGTGAGAGCGATGAATATGATATTACTCAAGTGACCATGGAGAAGGCAGATTTGCAGGCTCCTCCTTTTGAGAGGCAAACTAGTTTCGGGGAGTTTAAGTACTATACTGCCCGAAATGAAGATAGCTTTCATATGGAGGATGCTGAGCAGCCACAGGGTTTGGAGTCTTCAAAGTCAGTAACAAGCATCCCAAGGCGCCAATCCACTGTTGACAGTGAGGATGACCAAGGGGAGAGAGTACCTCTCATAAAAAACTGTGACAATGGTTTCTCTCCAATGTCAtcacctcctctctttcctaGTGGCCTACCAATCTGGAAAACtactccctctgtctctcccacATCTTCAGCTTCACCCTCCAGCTGGCCAGGTGCTTCTCCAGACTCTCCTCCAAAATCCACATCCCCATCCACAACCAGTGGAAGTGAGGCCTTACCGAGAACTGTCCCAAAAGTATTGACCCATGTGCTCGGCAGTACAGGGATTAACTCGCCCACGACCCCCACTGTAAAAACGGCTGTCGGGTCTCCGACCCACACTCAGCATCGATCCCTACTCTCTTCACCCATCTTGTCCTTCGGGAGAGGCCCCGGCAGCAGGTCGTCCTCCAACAATCTCCCTTCACCAGGCAACAAATCCCCCAGTACCACAGCTAACACGCCCAGTTCCTCGAAAGCTGAGACCACCAGCATCAAACCATGTTCCCTGCCGCCTCCCCAAGAGTTCGGCAAAGGCAATCCGTTCATGCTGTTCCTGTGCCTGTCCATCCTGCTGGAGCACCGAGACCACATCATCAAGAACAGCTTGGATTACAACGAGCTGGCCATGCACTTTGATCGCCTTGTGCGGCGCCACAACCTGAGCAGGGTGCTGCAGCGAGCCAAGGCCTTATTTGCAGACTACTTGCAGAGTGAAGTGTGGGACTCGGAAGAAGGGGATGAGGTTAGCTCGGACTCCCCAACAACAGCTACCGCCGGTCAACCCTCCCCCTCTCCGACCACCTCTACCAGGCCCATTTACAGCCCTTTAGCGTCGCCTCAGTCATCTTCTCCGAACTCAACCTATAACCTCGCAACCACCATTCCCTCCCCGACAGCTCAagttttcctctctccctcttcctga